The genomic region CGCACCGACGAAGTTGCCGGCGATGCTGCCCATGCCACCGATAATGATGATGAACAGGATCTGGAACGAACGGTTGATGTCGAAGCTGCCGGCGCTGGCCGTTCCCAGGTAGGCGAAAGCCCAGAGCGCGCCGGCAATGCCGAGGTAGAACGAGCTGACGGCAAACGCCAGGCGTTTGTAGCGCGCCACCGGGATGCCGATCACGGCGGCGGCGGTGTCCATGTCGCGAATCGCCATCCAGTTGCGCCCGGTCTGGCTGTTCACCAGGTTGCGTGCGGTCCAGGTCAGCAGCAGCACCGTGACCAGGGTCAGCAGGTAGCGCCCCAGCGGTGTGTTCAGATCATGGCCAAAAAGGCTCAGGCTCGGTGCGGAGATGGTCCCGGACGAACCGTAGTTGTAGAACCAGGGGAACTTGACGAACAGCCACTCCAGAAAGAACTGCGCGGCCAGGGTGGTGACCATCAGGTAGAAGCCCTTGATCCGCGAACTGGGCAACCCGAACAGCAAACCCACCAGCCCACTGATCACCCCGCCGCCGAGCAGCGCCAGGGGCAGGCCCAGTTCGGGCAGGCGCAACAGAAAACCGTAGGTGGCAAACGCCCCGACAGCCATGAAGCCGGTGGCGCCCACCGAGGTCTGCCCGGTGTAGCCGGTCAGCAGGTTGAGCCCCAGGCCGGCCAGGGACAGCACCAGGAACGGAATCAGGATCGCGCTGAGCCAGTAGTCATTGCCCACCCACGGCACCACGCCGAAGGCCAGTACCAGCAAGCCGATCAGGGTCCACGGCAGGCGCCGCTCGATCAGCACCCAGGGTGCCGTTTCAGTGATCACGGGAACGGACATGCTTCAGACTCGCTCGATGACCCGCTCGCCGAACAGGCCGGCCGGGCGGATGTAAAGGAAGACCAGCGCCAGGACATAGGCGAACCAGGGGGTGATGCCGCCACCGATCAGCGGGCCGATATAGACCTCGGCGAGGTTCTCGGCAGCGCCAACGATCAGCCCGCCGACAATGGCCCCGCCGATCGAGGTGAAACCGCCGATGATCAGCACCGGCAGCGCCTTGAGCACCACCAGCGACAGCGAGAACTGCACGCCCTGGCGCGCGCCCCAGAGCAGTCCCGCCACCAGGCCGACGACACCGGCCACCGCCCAGACGATCTGCCAGATGCGGTTGAGATGGATGCCGATGGACAACGCCGCCTGGGTGTCATCGGCCACCGCGCGCAGCGATACGCCGATGCGGGTCTTGTTGAACAGCAACGCAAGCACCACCACCAGCACCACCGCAGTGGCCGCAGCAACCAGGTCGAACTGGCTGAGCATCACCCCGTGGACGAACAGCGGCACGTCGTCGATGCCCAGGTCCAGCGCGCGCACCTGCGAGCCCATCAGCCCCTGGGCCAGGCCCTCGATGATGAACGACAGGCCGAGGGTGGCCATGAACAGGGTGATCTGCGAACGGTTGACCAGCGGTCGCAACACCAGCCGCTCGATCAGCAGCGCACCGATCACCATCACCGCCACCGTCAGCAGCAGGGCCAGGGCAAAGGGCACGCCGTGCTCGTGCAGGCTGACGAAGGTCAACGCGGCGAACAGCAGCATCGAGCCCTGGGCGAAGTTGAACACGCCGCTGGCCTTGTAGATCAGCACGAAGCCGATGGCGACCAGCGAATACAGGGTGCCGGCGAGCAGGCCGCCAAGCAGGGTTTCCAGGAAGAAGGCCATCAGTGCACCGCTCCCAGGTAGGCCGCGATCACTTCGGGGTTGGCCTGCACCTCGGCCGGCGTGCCATCGCCGACCTTGCGCCCGTAGTCGAGCACCACCACGTGATCGGACAGGCCCATCACCACGCCCATGTCATGTTCGATCAACACCACGGTGGTACCGAGGTCACGATTGACGTCGGCGATGAACCGGGCCATTTCCTGTTTTTCCTCGGCGTTCATCCCGGCCATCGGTTCATCCAGCAGCAACAGGGTCGGCCCGGCGATCAGCGCCCTGCCCAGCTCGACGCGCTTTTGCAGACCGTAGGACAGGTTGCCCACCGGCACATCACGCAGGGCCTGCAGCTCCAGCAGTTGCAGAATGTGCTGGGCCTTGCGCCGAAACGCCTCGGCCTCGCGCCGCGCCCGTGGCAGGCCCAGGGCCTGTTCGAGGAAGTGGCTGCGCTGATAGCGCGACAGACCGGTAAGCAGGTTGTCGATCACGCTCATTTTCTTGAACAGCGCGTTGTTCTGGAACGTGCGACCGATGCCCCGGCGTGCGGCATCGAGTGGATCGATACGGCGAAAGCGCTGCTGGTCGAAGACGATCTCACCACTGTCGA from Pseudomonas asplenii harbors:
- a CDS encoding ABC transporter ATP-binding protein; translation: MSVAEPILQVRELSLSFKGVKAINALSFDVRRGEICALIGPNGAGKSSLLNLLNGVYRFDSGEIVFDQQRFRRIDPLDAARRGIGRTFQNNALFKKMSVIDNLLTGLSRYQRSHFLEQALGLPRARREAEAFRRKAQHILQLLELQALRDVPVGNLSYGLQKRVELGRALIAGPTLLLLDEPMAGMNAEEKQEMARFIADVNRDLGTTVVLIEHDMGVVMGLSDHVVVLDYGRKVGDGTPAEVQANPEVIAAYLGAVH
- a CDS encoding branched-chain amino acid ABC transporter permease, giving the protein MAFFLETLLGGLLAGTLYSLVAIGFVLIYKASGVFNFAQGSMLLFAALTFVSLHEHGVPFALALLLTVAVMVIGALLIERLVLRPLVNRSQITLFMATLGLSFIIEGLAQGLMGSQVRALDLGIDDVPLFVHGVMLSQFDLVAAATAVVLVVVLALLFNKTRIGVSLRAVADDTQAALSIGIHLNRIWQIVWAVAGVVGLVAGLLWGARQGVQFSLSLVVLKALPVLIIGGFTSIGGAIVGGLIVGAAENLAEVYIGPLIGGGITPWFAYVLALVFLYIRPAGLFGERVIERV
- a CDS encoding branched-chain amino acid ABC transporter permease, producing MSVPVITETAPWVLIERRLPWTLIGLLVLAFGVVPWVGNDYWLSAILIPFLVLSLAGLGLNLLTGYTGQTSVGATGFMAVGAFATYGFLLRLPELGLPLALLGGGVISGLVGLLFGLPSSRIKGFYLMVTTLAAQFFLEWLFVKFPWFYNYGSSGTISAPSLSLFGHDLNTPLGRYLLTLVTVLLLTWTARNLVNSQTGRNWMAIRDMDTAAAVIGIPVARYKRLAFAVSSFYLGIAGALWAFAYLGTASAGSFDINRSFQILFIIIIGGMGSIAGNFVGAAFISLLPILLSHLGQALLGGAVYAGQLQNLQKIIFGVLIILFLVKEPEGLIRLLGNTRERLRYWPLRF